The following DNA comes from Rhineura floridana isolate rRhiFlo1 chromosome 18, rRhiFlo1.hap2, whole genome shotgun sequence.
TTTTCTCATAGTAGTTGTTCTTCCTGGCCACAGGGGGGCGCTGATCAAGCCTTGGATCTTCACTGAAATCAAAGAGCAGCGGCACTGGGACATCTCGTCAGGCGAGCGGCTCGGCATCCTTAAAGACTTCACCAACTATGGCTTGGAGCACTGGGGATCGGACACCCAAGGCGTGGAGAAAACCAGGAAGTTCATGCTGGAGTGGCTGTCCTTTCTGTGCAGGTAccagctcctcttcctcctcacacCGAGCTGAATTCCTGCATTTTTGTCTTTCCCGCCACGTGGTAGTAACAGCTGGCTTCGGGTTTCTCTGGAGCAGCTTTTCCCAGACCCACAAGCAGGTCACAAAGCCTGAGCTTCATAACTAAAGCCAAAATATTTACTGCTTGTAATCCTTAACAGGTATGATAAATACCtcttcaaacttttttttttgcaaatgatAATAAAACTGTGAATAACTTTGTACATGCTGTAAATATTTCAACCAATTCCACATTAAGTAAATTTTTGCCTGATGCCTCAAGTCCCTGGCAATTCTGAAATTACTAGTTTAGACGATTgcttttaggatttttttaactggttttagaagATTGTTTTTAGAAGGCTGTCTTTAACTAATTTtagaatttttaattgtattgttttagtattgagatatttgtcaccctgggctcttttgaaggaaggtgcaggatattattattattattaaataataataagtaatggtttttaaaaaagcaaacttctGGGTAAAATGCATGAAACTGACAGCAGCTAAAGTCTTAGGGTTCAAAGTTAATCGATGGGTTAGCATCACAAGTAAATTTGGACTTGGGGTCATCATACCCAAAAgggtgggaaccactgctgtagaggGCTTATGTCAGTTCACAGGGTAAAACTGGAGCAGTGATGTTAGAGTTGGTTGTCGTGAAATGGTATTCTGTGCTGCTTGAAATCTTGTGTCAAGAGAAGGCTGGATTCTGCAACAAATGGTCATGTCTTATGTCTCATTTTGTTGCTGCTAAGAGTGATTTGCTGCAGGAAATCCCTGTGCATAGCCATTTCTGTGGCTTTAGAGAGTCTGgtgcatatattttaaaatagatgGGGTTAGGCCACGATCGGAGCCAGTGTGCTTGTGAATGTCAGCAActgggaaccacaggaggggagagttgctcttggacTTGGGTCCTGCtcgcgggcttcccataatgggcgtctggctggccactgagaacagggtgctggactaggtgggccactggcctgatccagcaggctcttcttaggttcttaagcaTCTGGGCCAGAGGCTGTGAACCGGATTCAGCAAGCCTGCTGCAATGAAGCTGATGTTGTCTGGAGTCCCGCCTGATCCCAGCTGTGTCATCATTTCGGTGCCAGGCAAATATGTGTGTTTTCCCCGGGGCATTTTGGCAGTGCCAGTGATAACAACTGTTATGTTAAATCCTGTTGTTAATAATGTTTCTGAGTTTTATTTTGattgtaaatcgctttgggaGTTGGTGGGAAAGGGATGTACGAATCTCATAAACCTAACCAAATACCTAGGAGCAGACTTACTATGGGTGAGGgttttttaattttgttaataTTATCTCCTTGTGGGATGCACATACGCCcacgtggtgtagcggttagagtttcggactgggagaccagggttcaaattcctcactcggccacgaagctcactgggtgactttgggggcCAATCagcctctcagcataacctacctcgcagggttgttgtgaggataatcaatcaataaacaaaaAACATCAAGGCGGTGATGAGGATATCTCGCTACTCCCATAGAAAATGAGTTTATTACAGGTCTTACAATCCCATCCCCCCCTTTGCTTTGGACAGGTATATTCCAGCCGGCTTACTGGAGCGCCTGCCTCAGCGAATTAACGAGAGGCCTCCTTACTACGTGGGCCGGGACTACCTGGAGACCTTAATGGCAAGCCACAATGTGGGTGACTGGATTAAGATCAGGTAACAGGTTCTGACTTTGCCTTTGGGGCCCAACGGTGGCAGTTCTCTGTGCGTGTTAAAAGTGCAGAACTGTGTCAGTCGTGCAGAGAAGGGAGGGCGGAGGAGAACAGAGTGCAGGCTGCCCTGGAGATGGATGCAGAACCAGGCCAGGTCTCCAGGTCTCAGCCTGTGGAGCATACATCAGTGCAGCTGATTCCACACAGGCTGAATGGCTTCCTATCTACAAGGAGATGAGAAGTCACCGGCTGAGGCTTTTCGGTCGTCTCCCAGGGCAGTCCCAGATAGAGCATATTACAGCAGTCAAAAGTGGAGCTTACAGAAAGCTTGGAAACAAAGTCTGATGATTCTTACCTAGCTGAGAGAATGCAGTTTTGATTGTGCCTGCTTCTGcagagcatctctctctctctttctctctctctgtctcggtAGGTAGAGAGGGGCAGAAgaaaagaacaagctttgctgccCCAGATCAAAATAAAACCCTTCTAGCCAAGCAGTGCAAGATCTGAGAACCATCATATTGCGTTGGCTCAGGTGCTGGGGCTGGATATGGGGAAACACAccctcaaatccccactcagctgtgaaatCTGGGTTGGGCGaccttgatctctcagcctaacctaccccacagggttgttgggaggtttaaaaagaaaactcactctgagctctttggagaaactGCAAAAAGGAGAGTGATCATAATCCTTAATTTCCTCCCCCTACCTCCCAATCCCCCAGTGACCCATAAGTCCAGATTTAGTTACTATCCAATGAATTTTGGGCCTCAGGTCTTCCTCACTTTTGCTAGCCACCAGAGAGCAGTTCGCAAGCGTTAAAATGTAAGACTCGAACCTTTCCGTTGTGTGGTTACAAATGTCAGCCTAGCATTATACATGCCAGCAAACCAGAAAGTTGTAAGAGACGTTCATCACACCAGCGGAGGACCTCAAGCAAAATAATTATTTTGGGTTGACTTAGAAAAACCGTGACCCACTCGCACGGACTTCGCATTTCACTTGCTGGTCAggccccccaggttgggaatcagtGCTCTAGATCCATGTAGAGATGTGGGGGGAACTTGCAATAGTCTAAGTATGTACACATTGGAGATTTCTGTCACGGCAATTGGCTTCCTGCGTGGGGTTCTCATTCCACAGCAGAGATCTCATGCGCAAAACATTCTTGCAGAGGTGTAGCAGTGGAAGAATCTAAAGAGATCCATATcccaaaaatgtgtttttccctctcctttttcCCCCCTTCTTGCAGCGAGATGCTTTTAGGTCCTGTTCCTGACTGTTTTTCTTTCCTACCGAAGCACAAGGCAAATTCTTACAAGTAGGACCCCGAGCTACCAGGGAAAGTGCTGTTTTCACTTCCAAAGTAAATGCACATCTCATGGCTCTCTTGGttttcaataaaaaaaaattaaagttctATTTTTAATTTGGCTGTAGTGTGTAATTTCAAGAGTGACTTTGCCTGCAGTCTCTCCTGGGCTCTTCAAGCGTGTCGGCAGTCATCCAGCGGTTTGGATAGCtgcttgttttaaatatatatatatatatatatatgttgtgtGTGTTCTGCAACCCCTTTTGCTGTTTTCATAACATGAGGTCCCTGTGCCAAGGTGGTGGGATTTGACacggggtggggggaaatggggaACATAACAGTTTGTTTCCTTGACATGGGGTTGACAAGCTGTGGCCTTCCCAATCTTTTAAGCTCCAGCTGTCAtctgccaacatggccactggtcaaGAACGATGAGAGTTGATGATAATGATTGGTTGATGATAATGAGagtcagtgttgtgtagtggttagagtatcagactgagacctgggagagcaaggttcaaatctccattcggccatgaagctcactgggcgaccttgggccagttgccgcttctcagcctaacctacctcacaggattgttgtgaggataaaattggaaagGGGAGGGACTATGTTTCTACGccaaccttgagcttcttgggggaaataataagtaataataaaataaactttatttATGAGATCTGCCTGTCCCCAAATGACCCTGGGAGGGAGGTACATAAATCATTAATATCAATTAAACACAGTGTGATATCATTCCATATAATGACACAACACACACCCAGTCAAAATATAGCCAAAACCTACGCCTGTTtcagctcctttgaggaaaggtggataGAAAtgtaactaaaataaaataaagcaaaacaatattttttaagcAAATTGCAATCACGGGGATAAAGTCCTTTATGCGTAGAGAGTCTCCGCATCGCCCCCTTAGCAGAGGGGCTGAAAGCGACTCATTTTCCCGGAGGACAGAGAGAATTCCTCCTCAGCGCCCCTAAGAGCAGAACCGCCTCGATGAGGACTAGCGCCCTGCCACGTTCTACTTAGAGCGCCTTCGCTCCGGCAGCCGTTAGAGGCCAACTGCGCGCTcgccttttccctcctcccccctgccctccACGGTCTCCTTGACGACGCTGCCCCGCCTTTCGCCCTCTCCTATTGGCCAGCACGTGCGGCAACATCAACCGCCGATTGGTTTGACTTTCATTCCCCTTCCTCATTGGTGGCCCTGGCGCGCGCTCCCATTGGCTGCGGCGGCTGCCTGTCGCTGGAGGGCGGTGCGAGCCTGTGGTGGGGATAGGGTTTCCGTTTCCGGtgtaagggtggtggtggtggtggagggagaAGCGAAAGGGAGACGTGAGGCGGGCTGGGGCCGACCGCTGAGGAGAGCTCGACGGAGAGACCGAGCGAGGGAGAGGCTCGGCAGGCCCCGAACCATGAGGCGGCGGCGGTGGCCTGAGGGGGAGGAGCAGCCCTGAGGGGGAGCCGCGCCAGGCCAGGCCACGCTAGGCCGAAAGCccaggaggagggaaagaggaaggggcagGCCGGGCCCAGCCATGGACAATCAGGTGAGGAGGACGGGGGAGGGGCTGCCGCCGCGCTCGTGCCTTCCTCCCGCCCACCCGGGGAAAAAAGGGGGCGTGGCGTGGCTCCATTGGCTGGCTTGCAGGCCCCGCCCCTTTACGAGAGAAGGAGGGGCTTCGCCCGCTTGAGGGGGAAGGGGCGTGGctctgctggctggctggctagcagGCCCCGCCTCTTATGAAAGGAGGTGGGGCTTCGCCTGCCTTAGGGAAAGGGGCGTGGCTCCACTGGCCGGCTCGTAGGCCCCGCCCCCACTGTCAAAGGAGGAGTGGTTTCCCCACCTGAAGGGGTGGAGGCTTGCCTTGCAGGAGTGCCTGCCTGctccctttctcctcctgccTGAGGTTGTGGGAGGGGCTTGCTGGGGGCCACTGCTCTTCTCCTGCCAGGAAAGGGACGTGGCTCCATTGCTGGGCGCTCAGGCAGCCCAGACGTGGAAGGGTTGAGGGGCTTTGTGCCGCCCCTtagtggaagaaagggggagttGTGGGAGAGCCAGGCTCCTCCTCCCTTGGTTTGTGGGAGGGGCTTGCCCATGGACGCTTTTCTCATCCCAGAAGGGGCGTGGCTCTGTACCATTGGGGGGCTTCCAGGCCACCAGCTGTGAAAGGGGAGGGGCTTGTATGTTTTGGGGGAGGGTCTGGCTGCCTAGTAGGAGAGCCAGGTTCTGCTTCCCTCTTTCCAACTGTTAAATGggaatagaggaggaggaggagcttctTTTCACCTTTTGCCCCCATCCACTCCAGAAAAGGACTGGTGGCTTGGCTCCATAGGAGGTCTGggatcccctccctcctcctcctcgaatgcagcaggaggagagcctggttctTCTCTTTCCTTCTTCCAGTTATCGCTAGAGGGAGGGGCTGTTTCTGCTCCCAGAATTAAAGTGGTTCGGAACAGGCCTGGTTGTGTTTTGGGGAGATCTGACATCCCTTTCAGTCTTTCTTTCCCCATCTCAGTTCTGTGATATCAGCTTGTGGGGGGACGGGGGGAGGAGCCCTGTTTCCCAAAAGTTAAGGGGATGGGGTGTTTCTGGGAAAGGGGGTGGCCTGCTCTTCCCACAATTAAGGGAGGTACATGCATATGTAAGTATGTTTATGTGTGCATAGATGTAAATATCCACTAAAAACAATAAGGTGGGGAAGGAGAGGCTTTGTTGCACTTGGGGGCAGTGGGGGTTCTCTCCCTCATCAGGGAGGCAGGATGAGGGCAGCTGCTGTCATTTTGAAGATGTGATGTCTGTGGTGTTTATGTAGCACTGAAGATGGCTCACATGTCTTGTCTTGTTGGAGTCCAGCCAACAGCTTTGTCAAGGAGGCAAGGTCTGATTGTCTCCCATCGTTTCTCATGGTTGCCCAAGGCTGTGTGTGCCTTGCTGGCCTACGGCTGCCTCCTTGTACACTCATGGCGGAAGGCAGCATCCGAACAGGGAACTTCACCGCTCGCACTCGTTGCGCTCGCACACGCGTGCCTCCACTGATGAAGTCTGTTCTCCTGCAACTTGAAGTCTATTTGATCTAGTCTTGCCCTCCACGGCAGTAGAGGACAAGGTCTTTGCCTCCTTGTAGGCGACAGCCATTCTTTGAAGATTTGAGAGGGTTCCTCGCCTTCCCCGTGCAGTCGGCTTTTCCTCAGGCTAGATAAGCACAGTTCCTTTAAGTTTTACTGAAAATAAGTAAATATATTTAGAACAAGACTGTTTGCAAGAGAACGTGCTTTATCCTCTCTCTCTTCGGCTAACGATCCGTGATGCATTTCAGCATCAAAACAGCAAAGAGAGATGAACTAGTGAACAAAGAGTTGGAGGTTGTTGCCTCTTGGAGAAATACAGATAGGTATGATGTGTAGGCCAGGTCCTGTTTATTGAAGCCATGCTCTCTTCTCCCTTTCTAGTGCACAGTCCAGGTGAAGCTGGAGTTGGGGCACCGCGCCCAGCTGCGAAAGAAGCCCACCACCGAGGGGTTCACTCATGACTGGATGGTGTTTGTGCGTGGCCCCGAACAGTTCGAGATCCAGCACTTTGTGGAGAGGGTCGTCTTCCGGCTGCATCAGAGCTTCCCTAAACCGAAACGTGGTGAGTGGCagacagggaggcctggagggctgcgtCTGACCCCCAGCTCTGAGGTTTCCCAGCCTGGCATATAGGGGGGTCTGCAACGAAGTCCACAGCAGGTCTGCAGGGTTTCGGGCAGGGaggctcttccagccctacctggacatgccgggAATGGAGCCTGGGGCCgcctgtgtgcaaagcaggtgctctgccaacTGACCTATGACCTTTCCCATCAGGATCTGCCAGGGGGCCAGAACTACCTGCAGGGTCTGCTGCAAACAGCTGCGTCCTCAGACCTGCAGCAGGGGAGCCCTTCCCATTGGTGAGCAGCAGCAGTTGGCTCGCATGAAGGCGCTCTGCCTTACAGCAGAAGTGACGGCCTTTGGCCCTCCCTTTGGCCCTGGCCAGTGGCCCTGTTTACCAGTGGTTGTCCGGCAACGTCCAAAGGGCCAGAGGCTTTATCTGTTGTTGTTCTCTCCAGGAGGGCCTGGGGgaggcccctgcctgaaagcccGCAGACTGTGTGCTGGATGGCCCCAGGCTGTGGTTTGCAGGCACACGAGGCCAgcgccctgctgaagctaagcagggtcgggtctggccagtgcctggatggaagccgccttgggtttctgtcattgAAAGAAAGGCAcgggataaatgtaataaataataataataataataatcaatgaTGGTCCTGTGGCTTCCGCGTGGGTGGGGAAGTGCTTAGTCTGAGAGCGGGGGAGGAGTTGGCGTGACATCACCTACTttctgtgctgaccttccttACACTGGCTGTGCCGTCCAGCGGTGCTGCCTCAGTCCCACAGTTTAACactccttctgtttttcttctcAGTCTGCAAAGAGCCTCCTTATAAAGTGGAGGAGTCTGGGTATGCCGGCTTCATTATGCCCATTGAAGTCCACTTCAAAAATAAGGTATTGTTTcattctctccttctccctttccgtTCCCTTAAAACAAGTGGGCCTGGGGACTGGCTGGCCCCCGAAGCAGTGTAGCTGACCCCCATTGACAGTACCAAATTTTAGTTCAGGTTACCATTTAATGTTGTAGCTTACACCTTTTTAAGAAAGTGCTGAGATGCTGTGAGGCGTAGTACGTGGGCTCCTTCCAAAGGCCACCCAGAAGCCTCCCTTGGTTCAGAGTAGCACGACCAAGCCGCTAACTGTGCAATGGGACTGTGTTCTTGCCATACCTCTCAGGTCTTCCCCAACTGCCTCTACATTTCCAGGGGTGCTTAAGAGTGCTTGTTTTGACCTAGAAAGCCTATGCAAACCTTTCGGGTCTCTGAAGGGCCGCCTGCTCCCACACAGACCTGCCTGCTTGTTAAGATCTTCCTTGGAGGCGAGGTGGGCAGAGTTTATCCAGGACAGGGCTTCCCCTGTGGTGAAGATTGGCTTGTCAAACGCCCTCCCGATTTTCCAGATTGTAGTCTTTTAGTGTCATGTGTGTGAGTTGACGTTTGAACTGTGTTGCACTCTCTCTCTGCTGAATTCCTGGGCTGCTTGTGTTGTTTGTCTTACCAGTGTGTTTTAGTATGATTGTAAGCTACCCAGGGACCAATTGCAGGAGGCAGTTACATTATATGTATCTCATTGTCAGGAGGGAAACCTCTTCATGACACTTTTGCTCCTTTGCTTTCAGGAGGAACCGAAGAAAGTTTGCTTCACCTACGACCTTTTCTTGAACCTGGAGGGGAATCCGCCTGTCAACCACCTGCGCTGCGAGAAGCTGACCTTCAACAACCCCACCAAGGAATTCCGCCGAAAATTAATTAAGGCTGGGGGGGTGAGTAGCCAAGGTGCACAGGTGCACACCAGGCATTGTGTGGTGCAGGTGAAGACCGTTTGCTGTACCTTGTGTCTCCCTAGCCGGACGAAAATAGAAAAAGGGGTTTTTGAGAAGTGCTGTTAAGCCTTTTGGAAAAAAGAGGGTAGATGAGCTGCAGTGGATATCTGAGGCAGGGGAAGTAACCAGGGAGgttcctgccccctccctctctcccataatactagagcaggggttcccaaactgtggtctgtgggccacccgtggtccatgagcttcactgGATTTAGTGCAACACATTGCAatggctacagcaggcagaacaaTCATGAAGGGATGTGCCAAgattctcagcaattttcaagtggtctatgggggggggaagtttgggaaccattgtgcTAGAACATACCACAATGAACAGGCATCAGACTGAGAGCAGGCGAGAAAAATTGTCCCTGCACGCCATGGAGATTTAACATTTGGAATGGGCTGGCACAAAGATGTGGCAAGGGATTGCCGCCAGCTTAGGGAAGGGACTGATAATAGtgtgcccttccttttttcctaggtGATGGTCATGCCGGAAGGTGCAGAAACTGTGTCCAGACCCAGTCCTGACTACCCCATGTTACCCACAATACCACTCTCTGCCTTCTCTGATCCCAAGAAGACCAAACCGTCCCACGGGTCAAAGGTGAGTCGCTTTGGAAGAGCATGGGAATGTATTTCCAAAACGGTGAGGTCTAGAAGCTTGAGTAGTTCCCCTCCTACGTAGGAAGTTGTACGTGGTCTTTCTGAAATTCTAGTCCATGCCTTGTTTTGTCTGAACCCTCCCTGCATGTTTGCTCTGGCGTTTGGGGTTTTCCTTGatgttgtctctctctctctctcctcctttgcTGGCACTTAGGAGgcaaacaaagatggcagcaaagcTTCCAAGCCCCACAAGGTCACCCGTGAGCATCGCGAGAGGCCCCGGAAAGACTCGGAGAGCAAAAACGCCTCCTCCAGGGACCTCGAGAGGGAGCCAAGCAAACCCGCGAAGGACTCCTCCCGGAAGCCCGCCGAGAACAAGACGCCCAAGGAGGAGAAGCCCCTCCCGAAAGCTGCTTTCAAGGAGCCCAAGCTGGCCCTGAAGGAGCCCAAGCTGGAGAACACCTCCCCGAAGGGCGGCCCTCCGCCCCCCGAGGCAAAGCCTGCCAGCAAGAGGCCCTGCGCAGTGGAGTCTCCCAAGCCCAGCGCAAAGAAGCCAAAGAAGAACAGCTCCAAAGGGGCCAAGACCGCCCCGGCAACGTCCCCCCGGACCTCATCCCACGCCGAGAAGAAGCCGGCCAAGGAGAAGCCTGGCGCCAAGGCGGAGAAGGTGAAGCCAGAAAGCGAAGCCAAGGCCGTCAAGAAGCCCCCGGAGGTGGCGGTGGCAGAGGAGTCCAACTCGGAGGAGGACGCGTCTTTGAAATCAGAGGTGAGGGGCCGGGCTCTTCCCTGTGCAGCCTGGCAGGGCTGTGCCCACTGGCATCCGCCAGGCACAGCCCGTATCAGAGGCACGGCTGCTTGGGCCCTGGAGTTCTGCTTGAGTCTTGGTCCGGCCAGATGGTGGAACTGTGAAGGCTTCCtcagaggcagatctgagggtcCGTGGCGGTTTCGCGGGATGTACCGGTCAGTTTCCATCGCCCCATTCCTGGGAGTACAGGCCGAGCCCCCTTCGGTCTTCAGAAACCCGTGTGTCGGtctctgggttgtattcagctaagccctactcagagaagacccatggaAATGAATGCCCATCTCTATTAACTGCAGTGGGTCTACGTTGAGAAGGACTGGCACTGAATGCAAGCCCCTGCATCTGTTTTCTTTTTATCAGTGATAACCAAAGTTTCTACCCCAGTGCTAAAACTTAAGCATGTCAGTCCAGCcctttttaggtttttttttaaatgggctgAATGTGCATTATATTCGTAGCAGTAGTAGTGTTAGTGTTATTATCTTGGAGATCACAAAAGACAAAATAGCGTCTCCCGCTTCCACACCAAGAACAAAAAGGATAGAGAAAAATATCTAGGCTGAAGCAAATGAATGAAGAGTTAGAGGAGGAACTTGAATAGGGCTGGTGGAGGGTGGCTAGGAAAATCGTGGCCGTACTGGAAGTTGGGGTGCACCCAAGGTGAGCCTCTGGGGATGTGGCTGCTCAAAGAGAGCCAGAAGGTTTTTGCCACACAAAGATGGAAGAGGTCAGGGTTGCCCGTCCTGTTTTTTCACCGTGGGGGATCTTACTCATCTCTGACTCAGTTGTCCCAAGTGGGAAGCTGCCCAGACTTCTGACTCGGTAAGCTAGTCCTCTTGGTTACTAAAGAATAGTACCGAAATTTAGAAAGCCTTCATTGGGGAATAAGAAAAGGAGGGAGAGCGAGGAACAGATGCcatctccctttctctctgctcTTCTGCTGTACAGACCACAAGCCTGagattcttttctctctttcccttgtGCCTTTTCTCTGCGGGGTGAAGTCTGCCCCATCCAGCCCTTCCGACTCCAGCTCCAGCTCCGACTCCAGTTCAGACTCTGATTTCGAGCCGTCTCAGAACCACAGCCAAGGTGCGTTGCTGTTTGGAAACCTCACGTGAGTCTTGATGTCAATTAAGCCTACGGTGTACGAGTGCGAGGTCGTTGTTAATCGTGGTTAACTAACGATAGCCAGTTCGTAAGCCTAGCATCTGTGCTGTGCTTTCTGAACGTTGAAACCCCTTGATGTGTATCATCCCAGCAATCCTTACCAcgggggtagccaacgtggtgccctccagctgttggacACCCAGCGCCTCTCATCTGGGACCGTTTTGCCGTGCTGGCTACTGGGAGGTATACTCCAGCAAGATATGGGGGGCAGTACATTGGCTCCCCCTGCCTTCccgcaaccctgtaaggtagatcaACAACGTTACCCCCCATGCTGCAGAAGGGTCCATTGAGGCTGTGGGGCTGGTGGGTGGTCAACTCAGCTGCTGGACTTACAGCAGCTCTTCTCAAGGTTTTCTGGGCCTGGTGAAGCTGTGGTTGCTGCTCCTTTCCTAAGAAACATTCTCGCCTGTCTTGAAAGTCACACCACTCGGCCAGACGCAAATGTGTCAGCTTCACCAGTTCCTCGTCGATCTCAGTACAAGCATCTCAAGGCACGGCTGGGGAAGACCCCCCCTCCCGCTCTTTAAAATGCCAGACCAGCCATGCGCTCTcgagacgttttggactacagggCCCGTCAGCGTCAGGGGTGATGAGAGTCGGCACCCAGCAAAAATAGCCATTCCTCCTGACTGAAGCTTTAAAAAAGCagcttctctttttttcccctcccccttttgtgGAAGCTAAAGACTTTTGGGCTAGCAAAAGACTTGCCAGTTTAGCTGTAATGTCCATACCACCACTTGACGCACTGGCCATCCTGTGCTCGTGTCCTCTACGCTTGGTGTGATTAGTTGTCACTTGGGAATGAGGGTCATAGGAACTACCTCaggattatctacactgactggctgcggccctccaggattccaggcaggggttttctcctggagatgccgctggggattgaactgggctGCTGCTTTCCCC
Coding sequences within:
- the MLLT1 gene encoding protein ENL yields the protein MDNQCTVQVKLELGHRAQLRKKPTTEGFTHDWMVFVRGPEQFEIQHFVERVVFRLHQSFPKPKRVCKEPPYKVEESGYAGFIMPIEVHFKNKEEPKKVCFTYDLFLNLEGNPPVNHLRCEKLTFNNPTKEFRRKLIKAGGVMVMPEGAETVSRPSPDYPMLPTIPLSAFSDPKKTKPSHGSKEANKDGSKASKPHKVTREHRERPRKDSESKNASSRDLEREPSKPAKDSSRKPAENKTPKEEKPLPKAAFKEPKLALKEPKLENTSPKGGPPPPEAKPASKRPCAVESPKPSAKKPKKNSSKGAKTAPATSPRTSSHAEKKPAKEKPGAKAEKVKPESEAKAVKKPPEVAVAEESNSEEDASLKSESAPSSPSDSSSSSDSSSDSDFEPSQNHSQGPLRSMVEDLQSEESDDDDSSSGEEAAIKATPVSRDARLSHSDSDSDNSTDSCLPSREPPPSQKLPPPNNKVTGRKSPESCSKPEKILKKGTYDKAYTDELVELHRRLMALRERNVLQQIVNLIEETGHFNVTNTTFDFDLFSLDETTVRKLQSYLEAVAT